In the Flagellimonas sp. HMM57 genome, one interval contains:
- a CDS encoding DUF4442 domain-containing protein — MSFYQKATEVGSKFIKKHKLFKYGFNLSPMYRRSTAKIIYVAEDLLKISIKLPINYKNRNYMNTIFGGSMFSAVDPIPMVQLVNLLGKDYVVWDKSAEIFFKRPAKENLYAHFTYDLDEIHRIKEKVALRNEMEIIKTTALTNKAGDKVYCEVKKTIYVADKAFYKKKLAKRKVRG, encoded by the coding sequence ATGTCGTTTTATCAAAAAGCAACGGAAGTAGGTTCAAAATTTATTAAAAAGCATAAGCTCTTTAAGTATGGTTTCAACCTCTCGCCCATGTACCGAAGAAGTACGGCGAAAATCATTTATGTTGCGGAAGACTTATTAAAAATAAGCATCAAACTTCCCATCAATTACAAGAACAGAAATTACATGAACACCATTTTTGGTGGAAGTATGTTTTCCGCGGTAGACCCTATTCCCATGGTGCAGTTGGTCAATCTTTTGGGAAAGGACTATGTGGTATGGGATAAATCCGCTGAAATTTTCTTTAAACGCCCAGCCAAAGAAAACCTATATGCCCATTTCACTTATGATTTGGATGAGATACATCGCATTAAGGAAAAAGTCGCTTTACGAAATGAAATGGAAATCATAAAAACCACAGCTTTGACCAATAAAGCAGGCGACAAAGTGTATTGCGAGGTCAAAAAAACCATTTATGTAGCTGACAAGGCTTTTTACAAGAAGAAATTGGCCAAGCGAAAGGTGAGAGGATAA
- a CDS encoding DUF1287 domain-containing protein produces the protein MKQFLLIPILLFLNISIAQTAVEQLTLSDAALELTEQNVTYDPSYFSMDYPNGDVPSDKGVCTDVVIRAYRKLGIDLQKEVHEDMKANFNVYPKIWGLRTTDKNIDHRRVPNLMTYFKREGAEKSISDNASDYLPGDVVCWNLGGAITHIGIVVDKKSSDGKRNLIVHNIGRGQVLEDMLFDFKIIGHYRYAVQQSSNQ, from the coding sequence ATGAAGCAATTCCTATTGATTCCAATACTGTTGTTTTTAAATATATCAATTGCCCAAACAGCAGTTGAGCAACTCACGTTATCTGATGCTGCCTTAGAATTAACGGAACAGAACGTGACCTACGACCCCAGCTATTTTTCTATGGATTACCCCAATGGAGATGTACCAAGCGACAAAGGTGTCTGTACCGATGTTGTCATACGGGCGTACAGAAAATTGGGAATCGATTTGCAAAAAGAGGTCCACGAAGATATGAAGGCTAATTTTAATGTGTATCCAAAAATCTGGGGATTGCGAACAACAGACAAAAATATTGACCACCGAAGGGTGCCCAACTTAATGACCTATTTTAAGCGGGAAGGAGCTGAAAAATCAATTTCAGATAATGCAAGTGATTATCTACCAGGAGATGTGGTCTGTTGGAATTTAGGCGGTGCCATCACACATATTGGTATTGTGGTCGACAAAAAGTCGAGCGATGGAAAACGGAATTTAATCGTCCATAATATTGGTCGCGGACAGGTTCTTGAGGATATGCTTTTTGATTTTAAAATTATCGGCCATTACCGTTACGCAGTACAACAATCTTCAAACCAATAG